From Oryza sativa Japonica Group chromosome 4, ASM3414082v1, one genomic window encodes:
- the LOC4336188 gene encoding protein JINGUBANG, producing the protein MRLLPRLCMATGDSAAAAGEGDSSNSGSKQQAAAVSSSSSTVSTSSSAAAAAVSEASSSMSLPSLPSLSDVTGSMSASLAASFAHVTTLCPLSTAAAAASAAAVAAADYSVHGGGGLVVVVARPAAVVLHDVFTMEATSTSDMADDTSAAGSVKCVAHLHGGKAAVTGHQDGRLRLWRMSSRAPDRLRLAAALPTVSDRLRRFPVPSNHVTVRRHHRRLWIEHADAVSGVAASADGRLLFSVSWDKTLKVWAVPSLRCLQSLPAHDDAVNAVAVAHDGTVYTASADRRVRVWAPRAPAAGPDRASRRPGKKPAYHLVATLSRHAAAVNAVAVGCGGQVLYSGGNDRCVVVWEREDSASHMVAVGALRGHRRAVLSVACAAGDAADGALVVSGAADQTVRAWRRGADGRGYYCVAVIDGHGSAVRSVAAALVTAQKKRRADDDGGDEEWRVCSASFDGEVRLWSLRVAAAS; encoded by the coding sequence ATGCGGCTTCTCCCGCGGCTTTGCATGGCCACCGGCGACAGCGCGGCAGCCGCCGGCGAGGGAGACAGCAGCAATAGCGGCAGTAAGCAGCAGGCAGCGGCGgtgtcgtcctcctcgtcgactGTCTCGACGTCGTcttccgccgcggcggccgcggtgtCGGAGGCGTCGTCGTCGATGTCCCTCCCTTCGCTGCCGTCGCTGTCGGATGTGACGGGTAGCATGAGCGCAAGCCTCGCCGCATCGTTCGCCCATGTTACTACTCTGTGCCCTctgtccacggcggcggcggcggcatcggctgccgccgtcgcggcggcggactaCTCGGTTCACGGCGGTGGtggtctcgtcgtcgtcgtcgccaggcCGGCGGCTGTGGTCCTCCACGACGTGTTCACCATGGAGGCGACCTCCACCTCCGACATGGCGGATGATACTTCGGCGGCCGGGTCGGTCAAGTGCGTGGCGCACCTTCATGGCGGCAAGGCCGCCGTGACGGGGCACCAGGACGGGAGGCTGCGGCTGTGGCGGATGTCCTCCCGCGCGCCCGACcggctccgcctcgccgccgcgctccccaCCGTCTCCGACCGGCTCCGCCGGTTCCCCGTCCCGTCCAACCACGTCaccgtccgccgccaccaccgtcggctCTGGATAGAGCACGCCGACGCCGTGTCCGGCGTCGCGGCCTCCGCCGacggccgcctcctcttctccgTCTCCTGGGACAAGACGCTCAAGGTGTGGGCCGTCCCGTCCCTCCGCTGCCTCCAGTCGCTGCCGGCGCACGACGACGCCGtcaacgccgtcgccgtcgcgcacGACGGCACGGTCTACACCGCCTCCGCCGACAGGCGCGTCCGCGTCTGGGCGCCccgggcgccggcggccgggccAGACAGGGCCTCGCGCCGCCCGGGCAAGAAGCCCGCCTACCACCTGGTGGCCACCCTGTCCCGCCACGCGGCGGCGGtcaacgccgtcgccgtcgggtgCGGCGGCCAGGTGCTCTACTCCGGCGGCAACGACCGCTGCGTCGTAGTGTGGGAGCGGGAGGACAGCGCGAGCCACATGGTCGCGGTCGGCGCGCTGCGCGGGCACCGCAGGGCGGTGCTCTCCGTCGCGTGCGCGGCcggggacgccgccgacggcgcgctGGTGGTCAGCGGGGCGGCGGACCAGACGGTCCGCGcctggcggcgcggcgcggacgGGCGCGGGTACTATTGCGTCGCGGTGATCGACGGGCACGGGAGCGCGGTCAGGTcggtcgcggcggcgctcgtgACGGCGCAGAAGAAGCGtcgcgccgacgacgacggcggcgacgaggagtggAGGGTTTGCAGCGCCAGTTTTGACGGCGAGGTGCGGCTCTGGTCGCTGCGGGTTGCGGCGGCATCGTAG
- the LOC4336187 gene encoding protein MHF2 homolog, with protein MEDEAARGGETFDPDLIRAIFKLVWSRRGERGGGGGDAGDEVIEVEPAPETSRRNRSATANASALKVSCELLRIFVTEAVQRSAFIAEAEGTTTIEPTHLERVLPQLLLDF; from the exons ATggaggacgaggcggcgcgcggcggcgagaccTTCGATCCG GATCTGATCCGTGCCATCTTCAAGCTGGTGTGGAGCCGGCGGGgcgagaggggcggcggcggcggcgatgccggcgacgaggtcatcGAGGTCGAG CCTGCCCCGGAGACATCAAGGAGGAATCGTAGTGCCACTG CCAACGCCAGTGCGCTTAAAGTGAGCTGTGAACTTCTACGGATATTTGTCACAG AGGCTGTTCAACGTTCTGCTTTTATTGCCGAAGCAGAGGGCACAACAACTATTGAACCCACCCATCTGGAGCGTGTATTGCCACAACTTCTTTTGGACTTTTGA